The proteins below come from a single Spirochaetota bacterium genomic window:
- a CDS encoding tetratricopeptide repeat protein, translated as MKQITIAVALLFIMVINADSAVISGDKGSRIKVFYTMNDRTGQDAIQKGKIISYSSKDEYNAADLFGQAQDKSKATVRLHDAEGISEGDILYVINDKNLIIAKMAVRTIFKSASFGPMLVGYGNFRLSSVGDRVIVTAGSEESKYSYIYKARGDYYHVTGEDGEAINEYKNALKVDANNPNAHLALGLVYLNQGLDQFALREFNQAKNNISRLYDNEDKFILLRSIAEISYRNVYETFMPRKLKEKYRDEGMKACKDALRIYPKSERMYYYLGVFSFRTSDPDDRAAKDYLLKVIELNPSHANAYVALSELYYRHDNMIKARMFAEKAIEADNGNIRAQKMLKYIESKEQIKQ; from the coding sequence ATGAAACAGATAACAATCGCAGTGGCGCTGCTGTTCATAATGGTTATTAATGCCGATTCGGCCGTAATTTCGGGCGATAAGGGGTCCAGGATCAAGGTCTTTTATACAATGAACGACCGGACCGGACAGGATGCCATCCAGAAGGGGAAGATAATATCATATTCATCGAAGGACGAGTATAATGCGGCCGACCTTTTTGGACAGGCGCAGGACAAGAGCAAGGCTACAGTGCGCCTCCATGACGCCGAAGGTATAAGCGAGGGTGATATCCTCTATGTCATCAATGATAAGAACCTGATCATCGCGAAGATGGCAGTTCGCACAATTTTTAAAAGCGCTTCTTTTGGGCCGATGCTCGTGGGTTACGGCAACTTCAGGCTCAGTTCGGTCGGGGACAGGGTGATCGTTACGGCCGGTAGTGAAGAATCGAAATATTCATATATCTACAAAGCCAGGGGAGATTATTATCATGTCACCGGGGAAGATGGCGAAGCGATAAACGAATACAAGAACGCATTGAAAGTCGATGCGAACAATCCGAACGCACATCTCGCCCTGGGTCTTGTTTATTTGAACCAGGGGCTTGACCAGTTCGCCCTGCGCGAATTCAATCAAGCCAAGAATAACATAAGCAGGTTATACGACAACGAAGACAAGTTCATCCTCCTGCGCAGTATTGCAGAAATCAGCTACAGGAACGTATACGAAACATTCATGCCCCGGAAGCTGAAGGAAAAATACCGCGATGAAGGGATGAAGGCGTGCAAGGACGCCCTGAGGATATATCCCAAATCGGAGAGAATGTATTACTACCTCGGCGTGTTCAGCTTCCGTACGTCGGATCCGGATGACAGGGCGGCCAAGGATTATCTGCTCAAAGTCATTGAATTGAATCCCTCACACGCCAATGCATATGTTGCCCTTTCGGAGCTCTATTACCGGCATGACAACATGATAAAGGCCCGAATGTTCGCCGAGAAGGCAATTGAAGCCGATAACGGAAACATCCGGGCCCAGAAAATGCTCAAATACATCGAATCGAAAGAGCAGATCAAGCAGTAA
- a CDS encoding ParB N-terminal domain-containing protein has product MKVKIDDIIIRRRIRTSPGDLAYLMESISKFGLLNPITVTEDFELVAGFRRLEACKAIGMKEIECSIMPSLSKFERLLVEADENLTRKDLTIAEIERYEDEKRYLQSRGLERIRLWFIRLFGRIIEWIRRYILRRND; this is encoded by the coding sequence ATGAAAGTGAAAATAGACGATATTATCATTCGAAGAAGGATACGAACCTCCCCGGGCGACCTGGCGTATCTCATGGAATCGATAAGCAAATTCGGGCTTCTGAACCCGATAACGGTCACGGAGGATTTTGAGCTGGTCGCGGGCTTCCGGCGACTTGAGGCATGCAAGGCCATCGGCATGAAGGAGATCGAATGCAGCATCATGCCTTCTTTGTCCAAATTCGAGCGCCTGCTGGTCGAGGCGGATGAAAATCTTACCCGGAAAGACCTTACCATAGCGGAGATCGAGCGGTACGAAGATGAAAAGCGGTACCTCCAATCCCGGGGCCTGGAGCGGATACGGCTCTGGTTCATCAGGTTGTTCGGGAGAATCATTGAATGGATTCGCAGGTACATCCTCAGGCGGAATGACTGA
- a CDS encoding class I SAM-dependent RNA methyltransferase produces the protein MALGDTFLTITLDKPLYGGYAIGRHKGKAILVPYGIPGEMVSVAITEDKKDYAFASIVSIIEQSDSRIIPQCPHFTVCGGCSYLHMPYDEELSCKKSIVEDNLGRIAGLPAHLIPAIETVHDDRHNYRSHAALKAEKGLPGFYRKGTNDFVSIRKTGCLLLSRELNDWILNDNVLPDDARIAADTDSRIITSFGKNPVVAERVGSLSFLRDIDRFFQANRCLRERMLDIVIGYAGINDDEVFMDFDCGVGFFTLPLAEAAGSGTGIDISEENIRWARHNARVNCLDNIRFQAMASSRVHPGRHHPDLVVIDPPRAGIDKKSRRTIMAMDPPRIVYVSCNPATFSRDARDFVSGGYIIDRLTLIDMFPCTHHIELISLFVKK, from the coding sequence ATGGCACTCGGCGATACGTTCTTAACAATTACCCTTGACAAGCCGCTATATGGCGGTTATGCCATCGGTCGTCATAAGGGAAAAGCGATCCTTGTTCCCTACGGCATCCCAGGAGAAATGGTTTCAGTCGCCATAACCGAGGATAAAAAAGATTATGCATTCGCCTCTATTGTATCTATCATCGAACAATCCGACAGTCGTATCATCCCGCAATGCCCTCATTTCACTGTTTGTGGCGGGTGCAGCTATCTGCACATGCCCTATGATGAAGAGCTTTCATGCAAGAAAAGCATTGTTGAAGACAACCTTGGAAGGATAGCAGGCCTGCCGGCCCATCTGATACCTGCCATTGAAACGGTCCATGACGATCGCCATAACTACCGGAGCCATGCCGCATTAAAAGCGGAAAAAGGACTCCCCGGCTTTTATCGTAAAGGCACCAATGATTTCGTTTCCATAAGAAAAACGGGATGCCTCCTGCTCTCCCGGGAGCTCAATGACTGGATCCTGAATGACAATGTTCTCCCCGATGATGCCAGGATCGCGGCGGATACAGATTCACGCATCATAACATCATTCGGCAAGAATCCCGTCGTCGCAGAAAGGGTCGGCTCGCTCAGTTTCTTACGGGACATTGACCGTTTTTTCCAGGCCAACCGCTGTCTCAGGGAGCGAATGCTCGATATTGTCATTGGCTATGCCGGGATCAACGACGATGAAGTTTTTATGGATTTTGACTGCGGTGTTGGATTCTTTACCCTTCCCCTTGCCGAAGCAGCGGGATCAGGGACCGGCATAGACATCAGTGAAGAAAATATCCGCTGGGCCAGGCACAACGCCCGTGTGAACTGCCTCGATAACATCCGGTTCCAGGCGATGGCATCTTCCCGGGTCCATCCAGGCCGTCACCATCCCGATCTGGTCGTGATCGATCCTCCCCGCGCAGGGATAGACAAAAAATCAAGAAGGACGATCATGGCCATGGATCCGCCACGGATCGTCTATGTTTCATGCAATCCAGCGACGTTCTCCCGCGACGCCCGCGATTTTGTTTCCGGCGGCTACATTATTGACAGGCTCACGCTGATCGACATGTTCCCCTGCACACACCATATCGAGCTCATATCCCTTTTCGTAAAGAAGTGA
- a CDS encoding VacB/RNase II family 3'-5' exoribonuclease, producing MPVTSKKIVAYINARTGEFTRKEIINDLVSQKVDRRKKKSGKKTRDAAPTREISVLDMTLESMTEAGLLRKKRNSFVKVHAFSIEGAIRINSTGNGIMQFLENEIIIKKDDTVGAHDKDLVLVKITDVRNGVISGAVDKIIRREKSFFFAKTVHMTRDAAILNLLDAPGIREVAAPKARNGMDVGDIAIVILEEGLYLKRQKCKIINTFSPDDDSQDLERIKVKHSLPSPHRDYHELKDIQALRPDMGSRKDYTGLFTVTIDGADAKDFDDAVSIERKGDGYTLYVHIADVSSYISKNSELDREALKRSTSCYLGKNVIPMLPEVLSNDLCSLREGVDRLTMSVEMDIDRKGSVRGQRFSRGLIRVDRRLTYKGADEILSGGDTGPIADKLRTMYECALLLNGRRLSLGSLELNLTDQSLVYENNVVTDIKYVERLKSHLLVEECMLCANVTVSRFIRENGVPSLYRNHEPVGADSLVSLKEFLRQLGIPFKAAGNVTMNFQRVLSQVAGSEVEHVVNMVILKSMMQAYYGAFPEGHFGLGFKDYTHFTSPIRRYPDLIVHRCLKSILDGTNHPYGQDEIIEIGDRSSEMERVAQSAERDFRKLKICRLMKDRVGEIFTGVINGVSRYGFYVTITEKPIDGMVPIWSLTDDFYLVKEDDYTVIGKKYGRRFRMGDRVRVKLTSVEIDRMIIDFEVI from the coding sequence ATGCCTGTAACCTCAAAAAAAATCGTTGCCTACATCAATGCCCGCACGGGCGAATTTACCAGGAAAGAGATCATCAACGACCTGGTAAGTCAGAAGGTTGATCGACGCAAAAAGAAATCAGGGAAAAAGACCCGCGACGCCGCTCCGACAAGGGAGATATCCGTCCTTGACATGACCCTTGAGTCGATGACGGAAGCAGGTCTCCTCCGCAAAAAAAGAAACAGCTTTGTCAAGGTCCATGCCTTTTCCATCGAGGGCGCGATACGGATCAACTCCACGGGAAACGGCATCATGCAATTCCTGGAAAATGAGATCATAATAAAAAAGGATGATACCGTAGGCGCCCACGATAAAGATCTTGTGCTGGTCAAGATCACCGACGTGAGGAATGGCGTCATCTCCGGCGCGGTGGATAAGATCATCCGCCGCGAAAAGAGCTTTTTTTTCGCCAAAACCGTCCACATGACCCGGGACGCGGCAATCCTAAATCTCCTGGATGCGCCGGGTATCCGAGAAGTTGCGGCCCCCAAGGCCCGAAACGGCATGGATGTCGGCGACATAGCCATTGTTATCCTTGAAGAGGGACTTTACCTTAAACGCCAGAAATGCAAAATCATCAATACCTTTTCGCCCGATGACGACAGTCAGGATCTTGAACGGATCAAGGTCAAGCACTCGCTTCCTTCTCCCCACAGGGACTACCATGAGCTGAAAGACATTCAGGCCCTGCGGCCCGATATGGGATCCCGCAAAGACTATACCGGCCTGTTTACCGTTACCATTGACGGGGCCGACGCCAAGGACTTCGACGACGCAGTATCGATAGAGCGGAAAGGCGACGGCTACACGCTCTATGTCCATATCGCCGACGTATCATCCTATATAAGCAAGAACTCCGAGCTTGACCGCGAAGCCCTGAAGCGCAGCACCAGCTGCTATCTGGGCAAAAACGTCATTCCCATGCTTCCGGAGGTACTTTCCAACGACCTCTGCTCCCTGCGCGAGGGAGTCGACCGCCTCACCATGTCAGTCGAGATGGACATCGACCGGAAGGGTTCAGTGCGGGGGCAGCGCTTTTCGCGCGGGCTCATACGAGTCGACCGGAGACTCACCTATAAAGGCGCAGACGAGATACTATCGGGCGGCGATACCGGCCCCATCGCGGACAAGCTCCGGACGATGTATGAGTGCGCCCTGCTCCTTAACGGCCGCCGCCTGAGCCTGGGGAGCCTGGAACTCAACCTGACGGACCAGTCCCTGGTCTATGAAAACAACGTCGTCACCGACATCAAGTATGTGGAACGCCTGAAAAGCCATCTCCTCGTCGAAGAATGCATGCTCTGCGCCAACGTCACCGTGTCCCGGTTCATACGTGAAAACGGCGTTCCTTCGCTCTATCGCAACCACGAGCCGGTGGGCGCCGACTCCCTTGTTTCACTCAAGGAATTTCTCAGGCAGCTGGGCATTCCCTTCAAGGCGGCCGGCAATGTGACAATGAACTTCCAGAGGGTATTGTCGCAGGTGGCTGGATCCGAGGTCGAGCACGTTGTGAACATGGTGATACTCAAGTCTATGATGCAGGCCTATTACGGCGCCTTCCCGGAGGGGCATTTCGGCCTCGGCTTCAAGGATTACACCCACTTTACGTCGCCCATTCGCCGCTATCCGGACCTCATAGTGCACCGCTGTCTTAAGAGCATCCTTGACGGAACGAACCATCCCTACGGACAGGATGAGATCATCGAGATCGGCGACCGCAGCTCCGAAATGGAGAGGGTGGCCCAGTCGGCGGAGCGCGATTTCCGCAAGCTCAAGATCTGCCGGCTCATGAAGGACCGCGTCGGCGAGATCTTCACCGGCGTCATCAACGGCGTCAGCCGGTACGGGTTCTACGTGACCATCACGGAAAAGCCCATCGACGGCATGGTTCCCATCTGGTCCCTTACGGACGATTTCTACCTGGTGAAAGAGGATGATTACACGGTGATAGGCAAAAAGTACGGCAGGCGCTTCAGGATGGGAGACCGCGTCCGGGTGAAACTCACCAGCGTCGAAATCGACCGCATGATAATCGATTTTGAAGTGATATGA
- a CDS encoding nitronate monooxygenase, whose protein sequence is MKTQITKLFGIKYPVLLSGMSWISTPELVAAVANAGGLGILATGILKAEETRDYIQRTRKLTKNPFAANVTLYFPGADRNAKVIIEEKVPVVNYALGKGDWICKEVHAYGGKVIATVTTLKHALAAQKDGADALIVTGHEAAGHGGAVTSLVLIPSIVDAVKIPVIAAGGFADGRGLAAALLLGADGISMGTRFMNSVESPVHPSQKAISNETDVYSTIYTDKVDGLPARFMKSTGSLRLMKKKLNPLTSLLMSRKIAKLLGFPWLKLAIGIMFMGFQRSMQMARMAIGFEAFKVGTIDGDNKKGVLPIGQVTGIIHDTPTVKQIIERIAKEAKEAQKVLASKV, encoded by the coding sequence ATGAAAACGCAAATCACCAAATTATTCGGCATCAAGTACCCGGTTCTACTTTCCGGCATGAGCTGGATCAGCACCCCCGAGCTGGTGGCGGCCGTTGCCAATGCCGGCGGTCTCGGGATCCTGGCAACCGGCATCCTCAAAGCGGAAGAGACCCGCGATTACATCCAGCGCACCAGGAAGCTAACCAAGAACCCCTTTGCCGCCAACGTTACTCTTTATTTCCCGGGAGCGGACCGGAACGCTAAAGTCATCATTGAAGAAAAAGTTCCCGTCGTCAATTACGCCCTGGGCAAAGGCGACTGGATATGCAAGGAAGTCCATGCCTACGGCGGGAAGGTGATCGCCACGGTGACAACGCTGAAGCACGCCCTGGCGGCACAGAAGGACGGAGCTGACGCCCTTATCGTCACCGGCCACGAAGCGGCGGGCCACGGCGGCGCCGTCACATCCCTGGTGCTGATCCCCAGCATCGTCGACGCTGTCAAGATCCCCGTCATCGCTGCGGGCGGTTTTGCCGATGGCCGGGGCCTCGCGGCCGCCCTGCTCCTCGGCGCCGACGGCATCTCCATGGGGACGCGGTTCATGAACTCGGTAGAAAGTCCAGTCCATCCGTCGCAGAAAGCCATCAGCAACGAGACCGATGTCTACAGCACCATTTACACCGACAAGGTCGACGGTCTTCCCGCGCGGTTCATGAAATCGACGGGGTCCCTGCGCCTCATGAAGAAAAAGCTGAATCCCCTGACCTCGCTCCTCATGTCACGAAAAATAGCGAAGCTCCTCGGATTCCCGTGGCTCAAGCTGGCAATCGGCATAATGTTCATGGGGTTCCAGAGATCAATGCAGATGGCGCGGATGGCCATAGGCTTTGAGGCATTCAAGGTGGGCACCATTGACGGCGACAATAAAAAGGGCGTTCTTCCCATCGGCCAGGTTACGGGCATCATCCACGATACCCCGACGGTGAAGCAGATCATCGAGCGGATAGCAAAGGAAGCAAAAGAAGCTCAGAAGGTTCTGGCTTCCAAGGTGTAA
- a CDS encoding M23 family metallopeptidase, with amino-acid sequence MTSDTPPSETEDEADGKIIYNDAFDDAIIDFEQYKKKSRTGISEKAVNEFEKLRAKDRRWHLRRYQIKKNDNLWRIARRFGVHQHSIIGINKINNPDMMKPGRYINVPTRKGIYYKVDKGDTLNRIAVRHKISMKSIVAHNRLKGKIIRPGQRIFLPDAEEQREATTVAVKKIKAIQTIIAETLKFRWPIRGRITSGFGNRTDPLYGHRQFHCGIDISANVGTPVHAAADGRIIFSGWKAGYGNCVIVRHDRGFITVYAHNSKNVSEIDSDVRQGSVIAYSGMTGAVTGAHLHFEIRKYVNPLNPLRFLR; translated from the coding sequence ATGACGTCGGATACCCCCCCTTCTGAAACCGAAGATGAAGCCGACGGTAAGATTATTTACAATGATGCCTTCGATGATGCAATCATAGATTTTGAACAGTATAAGAAAAAAAGCCGCACGGGCATATCCGAAAAGGCGGTAAATGAATTTGAAAAGCTCCGCGCCAAGGACAGGCGCTGGCATCTCCGCCGGTACCAGATTAAAAAAAATGACAATCTCTGGAGAATTGCAAGGCGTTTCGGTGTCCATCAGCACAGTATCATAGGAATAAACAAGATAAATAATCCGGATATGATGAAACCGGGCAGGTATATTAATGTTCCTACCAGGAAGGGAATATACTACAAGGTTGACAAGGGTGATACCCTGAACAGAATAGCGGTTCGTCACAAAATTTCCATGAAAAGCATAGTGGCTCATAACCGGCTTAAAGGTAAAATAATAAGGCCGGGGCAGAGGATATTCCTCCCGGACGCGGAAGAACAGCGCGAAGCTACCACGGTAGCCGTCAAAAAGATAAAAGCCATTCAGACGATAATTGCCGAGACGCTTAAATTCAGATGGCCCATACGCGGCAGGATAACCTCTGGCTTCGGCAACCGCACCGATCCCCTGTACGGGCATAGGCAGTTTCATTGCGGCATTGACATCAGCGCCAATGTGGGGACTCCCGTCCATGCCGCGGCCGACGGAAGGATCATTTTCAGCGGCTGGAAAGCAGGATATGGCAATTGCGTTATCGTTCGTCATGACCGAGGCTTCATAACCGTTTACGCCCATAATTCGAAGAACGTGTCAGAAATTGACAGTGATGTAAGGCAGGGCTCGGTAATCGCCTATTCCGGCATGACCGGTGCCGTGACCGGGGCCCATCTGCATTTTGAAATACGCAAATATGTGAATCCGTTAAATCCTCTGAGGTTTTTACGATAG
- a CDS encoding NAD(P)H-hydrate dehydratase: MKVVTSSEMQAIDRITIQELGIPGDVLMGMAGRSVAETIRYECPRMKKAAVFAGTGNNGGDGFVISYFLTQYGTQTDVFLVGDESKISDTSRVYFNLCKKSGIPIGSVRSGLELDDYDCVIDAILGTGFAGAVRGEAAEVIRMINDSDSFVVSVDIPSGLGSDGAAPESEAVMADLTVTIGLPKISLVTYPGKEYAGTMRVVDIGFPRKLTESEDLKTELIDGGFFSKHGIREIESEYCSGPDSHKGARGHLLIIGGFDGMEGAAMLAASAAFETGIGLVTLLTTGAARPLIAGKIPELMTMALPEGLEEAAEAVRSLLGARRWNAILIGPGLGRSEYSRVVAETVFAAAAGCGTGRILVDGDGLFHLGDYVKKERLDAAVEWIITPHFLEASRISGMSVDDIKKNRYGSAGMISHELSCAVLLKGPATIVAGGGRRYVNTTGCAALGTAGSGDVLSGIIGSLLMRRMPAVHAAACGAWIHGRAAELHCSENNTDILRSSDIISFVRAAKQQM, encoded by the coding sequence ATGAAGGTTGTGACCTCTTCTGAAATGCAGGCTATTGACCGGATTACCATTCAGGAGCTGGGGATCCCCGGGGATGTGCTGATGGGGATGGCCGGCAGGTCAGTCGCGGAAACAATAAGATATGAATGTCCTCGCATGAAAAAGGCCGCCGTGTTCGCCGGGACCGGCAATAACGGCGGTGATGGGTTCGTGATTTCCTATTTCCTCACCCAATACGGTACGCAGACGGATGTTTTCCTTGTGGGAGATGAAAGCAAAATATCCGATACATCGCGGGTCTATTTCAATCTCTGCAAAAAAAGCGGGATACCGATCGGCTCGGTACGGTCAGGTCTTGAACTGGATGACTATGACTGCGTTATCGATGCCATTCTAGGCACAGGGTTTGCCGGAGCCGTGCGAGGCGAGGCCGCCGAAGTAATACGTATGATCAATGATTCTGATTCCTTTGTCGTATCCGTGGATATACCCAGCGGCCTCGGTTCGGACGGCGCCGCTCCTGAAAGCGAGGCTGTCATGGCGGATCTGACGGTGACCATCGGGCTGCCGAAGATATCCCTGGTCACATATCCCGGCAAGGAATACGCCGGAACAATGCGGGTCGTTGATATCGGTTTTCCCAGAAAGCTCACGGAATCGGAAGACCTGAAGACAGAGCTTATCGACGGCGGATTCTTTTCGAAGCATGGCATCAGGGAAATAGAGTCCGAATATTGCTCAGGACCGGATTCCCACAAGGGAGCGAGGGGGCACCTCCTCATCATCGGCGGTTTTGACGGCATGGAAGGCGCCGCGATGCTGGCCGCATCGGCGGCCTTTGAAACGGGCATCGGCCTTGTGACGCTCCTTACCACTGGAGCGGCACGGCCGCTGATCGCAGGGAAAATACCGGAGTTGATGACTATGGCCCTGCCCGAAGGCCTTGAGGAAGCGGCCGAGGCGGTTAGGTCATTACTTGGCGCAAGGAGATGGAACGCCATTCTTATCGGTCCCGGACTGGGAAGGTCGGAATATTCCCGCGTGGTGGCCGAAACGGTGTTTGCGGCCGCGGCAGGATGCGGAACCGGACGGATCCTTGTTGACGGTGATGGCCTCTTTCACCTGGGAGATTATGTGAAAAAAGAGCGTTTGGACGCCGCGGTCGAATGGATCATAACGCCGCATTTTCTCGAAGCTTCAAGGATATCCGGAATGTCCGTTGATGATATAAAAAAGAACAGGTATGGTTCGGCGGGAATGATTTCGCATGAGCTTTCCTGTGCGGTTCTCCTCAAGGGGCCGGCCACAATCGTGGCCGGGGGCGGGCGACGGTATGTCAACACAACCGGGTGCGCGGCCCTGGGAACGGCCGGGTCCGGCGATGTCCTGTCAGGCATCATCGGATCCCTGCTGATGAGACGGATGCCGGCCGTCCATGCCGCCGCCTGCGGGGCCTGGATCCACGGCCGGGCTGCAGAATTGCATTGTTCCGAGAATAATACGGATATCCTGAGATCATCGGATATTATTTCCTTCGTACGCGCCGCCAAACAACAGATGTAA
- a CDS encoding YkgJ family cysteine cluster protein, which produces MKKKNEQFIPPCGDCGGRCCKYTAIEIDRPTSKNDYDNIRWYLSHENVHVFVDHDKKWHVEFRSPCENLGPENRCLIYEIRPRICRNHGNLEEECEYFDSPYLHYFSTRIEFENFLDKKSIQWRFKKK; this is translated from the coding sequence ATGAAAAAAAAGAATGAACAATTCATACCTCCCTGCGGAGATTGCGGGGGAAGGTGCTGCAAGTATACCGCCATAGAAATTGACAGGCCCACGTCGAAAAATGACTACGACAATATCCGTTGGTACCTGTCCCATGAAAACGTCCATGTGTTCGTGGATCATGATAAAAAGTGGCATGTAGAATTCAGAAGCCCCTGTGAGAATCTCGGCCCGGAAAACAGGTGCCTTATATACGAAATTCGTCCCAGGATATGCCGCAATCACGGCAATCTCGAAGAGGAATGCGAATATTTTGACTCACCCTATCTCCATTATTTTTCGACACGCATTGAATTCGAAAACTTTCTGGATAAGAAATCGATTCAATGGCGTTTTAAGAAAAAATAG
- a CDS encoding acyl-CoA dehydrogenase, which translates to MNFNLTEEQQMLKDTLRQFAENDLKPKAEHYDRTHEFPFEHVKKLGEMGVMGVVYPEKYNGAGMDYLSYAIAVEEVSRGDASAGVIVSAHNSLCLSPINYFASEELKQKYLTKLTTGEWIGCFGITEPDAGSDASGTKTTAELKNGKWVLNGSKNFITNGGVAQVAVVTAVTDKGIGHKGLSFFLIEKGTPGFSVGKTEDKLGICASSTTELVFDNCEIPEGHLVGKRGEGFKIAMHTLDGGRVGIAAQAVGIAQAALDAAVVYAKDRKQFGKSISDFQAIQWMIADMATEIEAARLLVYQAANLIGTGDRQRYSKYAAMAKLYASEMSHRVTHKAIQIFGGYGYVKDYPVERHYRDARITEIYEGTSEIQRLVIASNVIREY; encoded by the coding sequence ATGAACTTTAACTTAACCGAAGAACAACAGATGCTGAAGGACACGCTGCGTCAATTCGCTGAAAACGACCTGAAGCCCAAGGCGGAGCATTACGACAGGACCCATGAATTCCCATTTGAACACGTAAAAAAACTTGGTGAAATGGGTGTCATGGGCGTCGTGTATCCTGAAAAGTACAATGGCGCAGGCATGGACTACCTGAGCTACGCCATAGCGGTGGAAGAGGTGTCCCGGGGCGACGCTTCAGCCGGGGTCATCGTTTCCGCCCATAACTCCCTCTGCCTCTCGCCCATCAACTACTTTGCCTCTGAAGAACTGAAGCAGAAATATCTTACCAAGCTTACAACCGGCGAATGGATCGGATGCTTCGGCATCACCGAGCCCGACGCGGGATCTGACGCATCAGGGACCAAGACAACGGCCGAGCTTAAAAACGGCAAATGGGTCCTCAATGGATCGAAGAATTTCATCACCAACGGCGGCGTCGCCCAGGTGGCCGTGGTTACGGCCGTAACCGACAAGGGCATCGGCCACAAGGGCCTCAGCTTTTTCCTTATTGAGAAAGGGACCCCGGGCTTCAGCGTCGGAAAGACCGAAGACAAGCTCGGCATATGCGCCTCCTCCACGACGGAGCTCGTCTTCGACAACTGCGAGATTCCCGAAGGCCACTTGGTCGGCAAGCGAGGCGAAGGCTTCAAGATAGCGATGCATACCCTCGACGGAGGCCGCGTGGGCATAGCGGCGCAGGCGGTGGGAATAGCACAGGCAGCCCTTGACGCGGCTGTTGTGTACGCCAAGGACCGGAAGCAGTTCGGCAAATCGATCTCCGATTTCCAGGCGATCCAGTGGATGATAGCGGACATGGCTACTGAAATCGAGGCCGCCCGCCTTCTCGTGTACCAGGCAGCCAACCTCATCGGCACCGGCGACCGCCAGCGCTATTCAAAATACGCGGCCATGGCGAAACTGTACGCGTCCGAGATGTCGCACCGGGTCACCCACAAGGCGATCCAGATCTTCGGCGGCTACGGATACGTCAAGGACTACCCCGTGGAGCGCCACTACCGCGACGCCCGCATCACGGAAATATACGAAGGCACATCCGAGATCCAGCGGCTTGTCATTGCCAGCAACGTAATCCGCGAATATTAA